The Burkholderia mayonis genome window below encodes:
- a CDS encoding TadG family pilus assembly protein → MPLARRCVDGRPSARGRRTIARERGSFAVVAAVWMLAAIAALGAVDIGSVFFARRDLQRVADMAALAAAQKMDDQCTQPAAAANANARSNGFDPTKSGNTLALSCGRWDTQSNAGPSYFNTTSTPLNAVQVTATQSVPYFFLGSSRTVSATSTAKATNIDQFTVGTTLASLQGGLVNNVLNALLGANLSLNVLSYQALASTQIKLGDLMAAANVLTVNELLSTQVTAGQFAQLTLTALSRTRVVNANLQASVAALQAIVGANLGGGKFSIGSRSGGPGVFALGLSDTQAAADAKINVFDALMVAAEVAAAGKPAVDVATGLQLAGQGATLKLQIIEPPSIAIGEAGTDPKAGAWRTQANNAQIRLYVKVSLGTTGLSPTGVLLPLALLVSLVQNLIQVDLSLPIALQVATGSAWLQSTSCAATAAASRATIVVQPGLANLCVGDPPTDLSAQQTFACDAPATIASIGLVNAPLLQVKSAVALPAVVPKASAATLTFNGVTGDADDYQTANSNAVGSVLANALSGAAQSLTGQNGLTLYVLGVPVPVGSTLNPVVTVLLNQLGPVLSSLDQVVVPLLNLLGVQVGAATVHNEALTCGTAQTVY, encoded by the coding sequence ATGCCGTTAGCTCGCCGTTGCGTCGATGGCCGGCCGTCCGCTCGCGGACGCCGGACGATCGCGCGCGAACGCGGCTCGTTTGCCGTCGTCGCGGCGGTCTGGATGCTCGCCGCGATCGCGGCGCTCGGCGCGGTCGACATCGGCAGCGTGTTCTTCGCGCGCCGCGACTTGCAGCGGGTCGCCGACATGGCAGCGCTCGCCGCCGCGCAGAAGATGGACGACCAGTGCACTCAGCCTGCCGCCGCCGCGAACGCGAACGCGCGCTCGAACGGCTTCGACCCGACGAAGAGCGGCAACACGCTCGCGCTTTCGTGCGGGCGCTGGGACACGCAGAGCAACGCGGGGCCGAGCTATTTCAATACGACGTCGACGCCGCTGAACGCGGTGCAGGTGACGGCGACGCAGAGCGTGCCGTACTTCTTCCTCGGCTCGTCGCGCACGGTCAGCGCGACGTCGACCGCGAAGGCGACCAACATCGATCAGTTCACGGTCGGCACGACGCTCGCGAGCCTGCAGGGCGGCCTCGTGAACAACGTGCTGAACGCGCTGCTCGGCGCGAATCTGAGCTTGAACGTGCTGTCGTATCAGGCGCTCGCGTCGACGCAGATCAAGCTCGGCGACCTGATGGCGGCCGCGAACGTGCTGACGGTCAATGAACTGCTGTCGACACAGGTGACGGCGGGGCAGTTCGCGCAGCTGACGCTGACCGCGCTGTCGCGCACCCGGGTCGTGAACGCGAACCTGCAGGCGAGCGTCGCCGCGCTGCAGGCGATCGTCGGCGCGAATCTGGGCGGCGGGAAGTTCAGCATCGGCAGCCGGTCGGGCGGGCCCGGAGTGTTCGCGCTCGGCTTGTCCGACACGCAGGCGGCCGCCGACGCGAAGATCAACGTGTTCGACGCACTGATGGTCGCGGCCGAGGTGGCGGCGGCGGGTAAGCCGGCCGTCGACGTCGCGACGGGGTTGCAGCTCGCGGGCCAGGGCGCGACGCTGAAGCTGCAGATCATCGAGCCGCCGTCGATCGCGATCGGCGAGGCGGGAACGGACCCGAAGGCGGGGGCGTGGCGCACGCAGGCGAACAATGCGCAGATCCGGTTGTATGTGAAAGTGAGTCTCGGCACCACGGGGCTGTCGCCCACCGGCGTGCTGTTGCCGCTCGCGCTGCTCGTGAGCCTCGTGCAGAACCTGATACAGGTCGATCTGAGCCTGCCGATCGCGCTGCAGGTCGCGACAGGCTCCGCGTGGCTGCAATCGACGAGTTGCGCTGCAACCGCCGCAGCGAGCCGCGCGACGATCGTCGTGCAGCCGGGCCTCGCGAACCTGTGCGTGGGCGACCCGCCGACGGATCTTTCCGCGCAGCAGACGTTCGCCTGCGACGCGCCTGCGACGATTGCATCGATCGGCCTGGTGAACGCACCGCTCCTGCAGGTCAAGTCGGCCGTCGCGCTGCCGGCGGTCGTGCCGAAGGCCAGCGCCGCGACGCTGACGTTCAACGGCGTGACGGGTGACGCCGACGACTACCAGACGGCGAATTCGAACGCGGTGGGCTCGGTGCTCGCGAACGCGCTGTCGGGCGCCGCGCAATCGCTGACGGGGCAGAATGGCCTGACGCTCTATGTGCTCGGTGTGCCGGTGCCGGTCGGCAGCACGCTCAATCCGGTGGTGACGGTTCTCCTGAACCAGCTCGGCCCCGTGCTGAGCTCGCTCGATCAGGTCGTCGTGCCGCTCCTGAACCTGCTCGGCGTGCAAGTTGGCGCGGCGACAGTCCACAACGAGGCGCTGACCTGCGGCACCGCGCAAACGGTTTATTGA
- a CDS encoding DUF3613 domain-containing protein, with protein sequence MTTHDHIKTAAARPGRSRALCATLALAGALAGAAGAARAQSPQGATPAASEIGHVTHTWLEWQASNRDAGPSQPMIGEAASIAYERYLDSFKTKIPAFYGSAASMSGGGGGTGSPLTPASPSQ encoded by the coding sequence ATGACGACGCATGACCACATCAAGACCGCCGCGGCCCGCCCCGGACGCAGCCGCGCGCTTTGCGCGACGCTCGCGCTGGCGGGTGCGCTCGCGGGCGCGGCGGGCGCCGCCCGCGCGCAATCGCCGCAAGGCGCGACGCCTGCCGCATCGGAAATCGGCCACGTGACGCACACGTGGCTCGAATGGCAGGCGAGCAACCGCGACGCGGGGCCGTCGCAGCCGATGATCGGGGAGGCGGCGTCGATCGCGTACGAGCGCTATCTCGATTCGTTCAAGACCAAGATTCCGGCGTTTTACGGATCGGCGGCGAGCATGAGCGGCGGTGGCGGCGGGACGGGCTCCCCTCTCACGCCGGCGTCGCCTTCTCAGTGA
- a CDS encoding tetratricopeptide repeat protein, whose translation MRRSSFSPMTTTTAALAMLALSLAACGSFKESGYGIGAQAERAALMQAAADKNAPPDTPGMYLGLIGRMQSQGLYYASLAHIDAYEKQYGASPDTVLLRADALRATDQPAASTVAYRQLLNTPLAARGYRGLGLLAGASGDFDAASQALAQAATLAPTDSLTLSDLAYARMRGGDVTGARVPLMKAAELDQNNPKILSNVALFLLATGQTRDALGLMNQLKLAPAVRTEIRNDATKIAAASRARQRALARPGAPNATGSASTTGGANMAGIGAGALGVIGATGATGAMGAMGAMGAAGAKGATAVAGAPAPVASASSSGFEPTVPLLQRFSQ comes from the coding sequence ATGAGACGAAGCAGCTTTTCTCCGATGACGACGACGACGGCGGCGCTCGCGATGCTTGCGCTGTCGCTTGCCGCGTGCGGGTCGTTCAAGGAGTCGGGATACGGGATCGGCGCGCAGGCCGAGCGCGCGGCGCTGATGCAGGCCGCGGCCGACAAGAACGCGCCGCCCGACACGCCCGGCATGTATCTCGGGCTGATCGGCCGGATGCAGTCGCAAGGGCTCTATTACGCGTCGCTCGCGCACATCGACGCGTACGAGAAGCAGTACGGCGCGTCGCCGGATACGGTCCTGCTGCGTGCGGATGCGCTGCGCGCGACCGATCAGCCGGCTGCGAGCACGGTCGCGTACAGGCAGTTGCTGAACACGCCGCTTGCCGCGCGCGGCTATCGCGGGCTCGGCCTCTTGGCCGGCGCGTCGGGCGATTTCGACGCCGCGTCGCAGGCGCTCGCGCAGGCGGCGACGCTCGCGCCGACCGATTCGCTGACGCTGTCCGATCTCGCCTATGCGCGGATGCGCGGCGGCGACGTCACGGGCGCGCGCGTGCCGCTGATGAAGGCGGCCGAGCTCGACCAGAACAATCCGAAGATCCTGAGCAACGTCGCGCTCTTCCTGCTAGCGACGGGGCAGACGCGCGACGCGCTCGGCTTGATGAATCAGCTGAAGCTCGCGCCCGCGGTGCGCACGGAAATCCGCAACGACGCGACGAAGATCGCGGCCGCGTCGCGCGCGCGGCAGCGGGCGCTCGCGCGTCCGGGCGCGCCGAACGCGACCGGCTCGGCGAGCACGACGGGCGGCGCCAATATGGCGGGCATCGGCGCCGGGGCGTTGGGCGTGATAGGCGCCACAGGCGCCACAGGCGCGATGGGCGCGATGGGCGCGATGGGCGCGGCCGGCGCCAAGGGCGCAACGGCCGTCGCGGGGGCGCCCGCGCCCGTGGCGTCGGCATCCTCGTCGGGCTTCGAGCCGACGGTGCCGCTCTTGCAGCGATTCTCGCAATGA
- a CDS encoding type II secretion system F family protein, translated as MDSSRLGAIALALGALGVLMLAVLAIMRIVLTQRTGRALADALDQRAAALEAAAARTTAGAAAATGVPRPPAADAAPAERQPRFATLLDRAGKFGMRLLDTRLGKQIVADEDRMLLEQCGYVDAHTRGIFLSARIASGIALPAAVAIVGGETAGTHLSAWVALSVIIGFMLPKIYVRRRAAARRQSVVDEMPLLVDMLRLLQGVGLSLDQSIQVVTNDFKGMLPVLSSELGIAQRQFVAGRTREQSLQRLATSFDNEDLRAIVRLLIQVDKHGGAVQEPLKQFGDRLREVRRAMLRERIGRLTVKMTGVMIVTLLPALFIVTAGPGMLAVTHALTAARR; from the coding sequence ATGGATTCCAGCCGTCTCGGCGCGATTGCGCTCGCACTCGGTGCACTCGGCGTGCTGATGCTCGCCGTGCTCGCGATCATGCGGATCGTGCTCACGCAGCGCACCGGCCGCGCGCTCGCCGACGCGCTCGACCAGCGCGCGGCCGCGCTGGAAGCGGCCGCCGCGCGGACGACGGCAGGCGCCGCGGCCGCGACCGGCGTGCCGCGTCCGCCCGCCGCGGATGCGGCGCCCGCCGAGCGCCAGCCGCGTTTCGCGACGCTGCTCGACCGCGCGGGCAAGTTCGGGATGCGATTGCTCGACACGCGGCTCGGCAAGCAGATCGTCGCCGACGAGGACCGGATGCTGCTCGAGCAGTGCGGGTACGTCGACGCGCACACGCGCGGCATTTTCCTGAGCGCGCGGATCGCGAGCGGGATCGCGCTGCCGGCCGCCGTCGCGATCGTCGGCGGCGAGACGGCCGGCACGCATCTGAGCGCGTGGGTCGCGCTGTCCGTCATCATCGGCTTCATGCTGCCGAAGATCTACGTGCGTCGCCGCGCGGCGGCGCGCCGCCAGTCCGTCGTCGACGAGATGCCGCTCCTCGTCGACATGCTGCGGCTCTTGCAGGGCGTCGGGCTGTCGCTCGACCAGAGCATCCAGGTCGTCACGAACGACTTCAAGGGGATGCTGCCCGTGCTGTCGTCGGAACTCGGGATCGCGCAGCGGCAGTTCGTCGCGGGCCGCACCCGCGAGCAGTCGCTGCAGCGCCTCGCGACGAGCTTCGACAACGAGGATCTGCGCGCGATCGTGCGCTTGCTGATCCAGGTCGACAAGCACGGCGGCGCGGTGCAGGAGCCGCTCAAGCAGTTCGGCGACCGGCTGCGCGAAGTGCGCCGCGCGATGCTGCGCGAGCGGATCGGCCGCCTCACTGTGAAGATGACGGGCGTGATGATCGTCACGCTGCTGCCCGCGCTCTTCATCGTGACGGCGGGACCGGGGATGCTCGCTGTCACGCATGCGCTCACAGCCGCGCGTCGTTAG